Below is a window of Senegalia massiliensis DNA.
CATAAAGGTTTATGATTGTATTAGGGTCACTAGTCATAATACCTTCTACTTTGTCAAGAGTTACATTTTCTGCATCCCAGTAATTATCATTTTTTTCCATAACTAATTTGTTTTCATGTTCCCATTCTGTTACTTTAAATGCTCCATTAGATACCATGTATTCTACATCTGATGCATATTTTTCTCCCCACTCTTCTACTTTATCTTGTCTTGCAGGTAAGAAAATACTATTTTGTAATTTACTTAAAAATGCTGGATTTGGTGATTTTAATGTTACCTTAAGAGTTTTTTCATCTTCTGCTTTAATTCCTACTTCAGCTGAATCTTTTATATCACCTGAGTTATAAGCTTCTGCATTTACAATATCATATAGCATATATGCATATGTTGATGCAGTTTTAGGATCTAAACCTCTTAACCATGAATATTCAAAATCTTGAGCTGTTACAGGTTCTCCATCTGACCACTTAGCATCTCTCAACTTGAATATATATTCTGTTCCGTCTTCATTTACTTCCCAAGATTCTGCCATTGCTGAACCTTCTTCTGGTAACCCTTCTTCATTAAGTCTTATTAGTCCATCTAATGTATCAATAAGTATTCTACTTGAAGTAGCATCTTGTGATATTTGTGGATCAAGACTTGGTGGTTCTGAATTCCAATTCATTCTAAGTACCTGCTCTTCAGCCAATTCCTTGCTTGATGATTCATCCTTTGAGCCTTCATCTGTAGAGCTATCATCTCCCCCACAAGCAGTAAGAGCTAATGAACCTACAAGAACAAATACTAATAATAGTGATAGTAATTTGGTTCTTTTCATTAATTATGTCCTCCATTCTGTTATTAAAGTTAATCACCTTAGTTTGTTTTAAATTTTCTGGATATTTAATGCATCCCTTTAATTGTAAACTGAAAATGACTTATATAAAATTATAGAATAGTGAAAAAATAAAGTCAAAATTATTAAGTTTTTATAAAGAATGCTTTATTTTTTACTTTTCATTATTATTTTATAACCTTGTTAATTACAGGAGTACATATAATTAATGATATATTTTAAATTATTTCACATTTATAAATATTTTGTAATATTTAAAGGATGAATCAAAAGATTCATCCTTTAAATATATCTTATTTTACAAAATAAGCTTTATATAATCCATCTGTAACTTGAAGTGGTAATCTTACAACGCCTTTTAGTTTAGGGTTTTCAAGTAATACAGCCACTGAGTGATCTTGAGGAGCTACTGGTAGTTCTTCCATTAAGATCTTTTCAGCTTCTAACATTGCATTCATTCTTTCTTCACTATCATTAGTAGTTTGAGCTGTTTTAATTAACTCATCATACTCTGCATTAGACCAAGCAGCAGTATTTTGTGGTCCATCTGTAACCCACATATCCATGAAAGTCATAGGATCATTGTAATCTCCAATCCATCCTGAATATGAGAATGCAAAGTCTTTTTTGTTTTCTCTATCAATCTTAACTTTAAATGTAGCAGTGTCTATTCCTACTTCTATACCTAAATTTTCTTTCCAATATTGTTGCCAAATTTGCGCTCTTTGAAGTGAGTTTTCACTATCAAAAGTAAGGAATTTGATTCCTTTCATATCTTCTACTGTCTTTCCAATTTCGTCTAATCCTTCTTCTAATAACTTCTTAGCTTCTTCAGCTGTAGCACCATTACCTAAGTCTTTTAATAATTCTCCATTAGCTTCTCTAAATGTTGTTCCTTCAGGTCCTGGCATTCCAGGTGGTACAAATGCCCATGCTGGTGGAACTACACCTTGAGTTCTAGCTTCTTGTATTTTCTTTCTATCTACTGCCATACCAAATGCTTTTCTTATCTTAACATTTTTAAAGAATTCATTTTCAGTATTAAATGTATAGTAGAAAGTAGATGCTTCTGGATAAGTATTTAATTTATCTTTATATTGCTCTATATATTGTGATGGTACATTTATCCAATCTAATTCTCCTGTTTCATAAAGGTTCATTATAGTATTAGGATCGTTTACCATGATACCTTCTACTCTTTCAAGTTTAACATTTTCAGCATTCCAATAATCTGCATTCTTTTCCATAACTAATTTATTTTCATGTTCCCATTCTACTACTTTAAATGGTCCGTTAGACACTAAATACTCAACCTCTGAAGCATACTTTTCTCCCCACTCTTTAACTTTATCTTCTCTTGCAGGTAAGAAAGTACTATTTTGTAATTTACTTAAGAAAGTTGGATCTGGTCTTTCAAGTGTTACTTTAAGAGTTTTTTCATCTTCTGCTGTTATTCCTACTTCATCAGCATTATCTATATCTCCTGAATTATAAGCTTCTGCATTTTTTATAGCATAAAGCATGAAAGCATAAGTTGAAGCTGTTTCTGGATCTAATGCTCTTTTCCAAGAATATTCAAAATCTGCTGCTGTTACAGGTTCTCCATCTGACCACTTAGCATCTCTTAAATTGAATATATATTCTGTTCCGTCTTCATTTACTTCCCAAGTTTCAGCCATTGCTGAACCTTCTTCTGGTACACCATCTTCATCTAATCTTACCATACCTTCTAATGTATCATTAAGTATTCTACTTGAAGTAGCATCTTGTGATATTTGTGGATCTAAACTTGGAGGCTCTGACTGCCAATTTATTCTAAGCACTTGATCTTCAGCCATTTCCTCTTCGCCTGCATCTTCACCTTCATCATTATTTTCACCTTCTGTTGCCGGATCATCTGTGCTTTCTTTTGTATCATCATCGCCAGCACAACCAGCAAGAGCTACTGAAAATACCATTGCAAAGATTAATAGCATTACTAACAACTTATTTTTTTTCATTAAATTTGTTCCCCTTTCATATTTTATAATCAATAATTACTGCCAGAAAATTCCTTATGTCACCCCCTCTGATGTTAATTAACTTATATTTTATATTCCATAAGAATATTTAAAATCCTTCTCAATTTTAGAAATATTTTAAATATTCTAATAAAAAAATATAAATTATCTATTAACAATATTTCTGAAAGCTCTTAAAAGTATTACTTTTGTTTAATAGATTAATTAAATTATACGGAATTTTTAAATTAATGTCAAGAATATATTTCGCTTTTTTTATTTGTGTGTATCTTGCTTATATTCTAAATATTATATATATTACAATAGTATTACTTTGTTAACTATATAATTATATTTTGTCAATTGTCTAATAAAAGCTATTTAGAGATATAATCCATATACTATTCTTTCTTGTATCTCTAAATTATTTATATGCACAAGCATTATATTTAATTACTTTTTCTGTTTTTGTAATAGAATCTTAATATTCAAATATTAAAAAAAAGCAAAGAAAAAGTATCAAGTTATTAACTCGATACTTTTCAAAAAACTTATTCTACTAAATGACATGCTACATAATGACCTGGTTTTACTTCTCTTAGTTCTGGTGCTTTTTGTCTACATATGTCTTTAGCATATTTACATCTATTTTGGAATTTACAGCCTTCAGGAGGATTAATTGGACTCGGAACATCTCCTTCAAGTATAATTCTCTTTCTCCCTTTAGATGCTTCAGGATCTGCAATAGGTATTGCAGAAAGTAATGCTTGAGTATATGGGTGTAATGGCTCATTATAAAGGTCATTACTTGATGTAAGTTCCATTATCGCACCTAAATACATTACTGCTATTCTATCTGATATATGCTTAACCATTGAAAGATCATGAGCTATAAATAAATATGTTAATCCCATCTCTTTTTGTAAATCTTCAAGTAAATTTACAACTTGGGCTTGAATAGACACATCAAGTGCAGAAATAGGCTCGTCACATACTATAAATTTAGGTTCAACAGAAAGAGCACGTGCTATACCTATACGTTGTCTTTGTCCACCACTAAATTCATGTGGGAAACGAGAAGCATGTTCTCTGTTAAGACCTACAGTTTCAAGCAGTTCATATATTCTCTTCATTCTTTCTTTGCCTTTTCTCAAATTGTGTATATCCATTCCTTCACCAATAATATCTCCAACTGTCATACGAGGATTAAGTGAAGCATATGGATCTTGGAATATCATTTGAGTTTCTTTTGCAAAATTTTTCATTTCTTTTTTATTTAATTTATGAACATTCATTCCATCAAAAATTACTTCTCCATCAGTAGCATCATATAGACGTATAAGAGTTCTTCCAGTAGTAGATTTACCACAACCAGATTCACCTACAAGACCTAATGTTTCTCCTTCTTTTATAGCGAATGATATACCATCTACCGCTTTAAGAATTTGATTTCTACCAACTTTAAAATGCTTTTTTAAATTTTTAACTTCAATTAAATTCTTTTTGTTATCTAAATTTTTTTCTGCCATTATTCTCTCCCCTTCTTGATAGGATTTTCTACATCTGGAGCCATCTCATGTTGTAACCAACATTTCACATAATGATCTTCAGAAAGGTAAGTTTTTTCTGGCATTTGCTCCTTACAAATAGGCATTGCATATTTACATCTTGCTGCAAATGGACAACCTTTCGGTGGAGAGAATAAATCTGGAGGTGTTCCTTCAATAGGAACTAATCTTTCTTTTTCATCTGTATTAACTTTTGGTATTGATCTCATAAGTCCCCAAGTATATGGATGTTGCCCATTATAGAATATTTCATCTAATGTACCTGATTCAATAACAAGTCCGGCATACATAACAACTACTCTTTGTGCAATATCAGCTACCACACCAAGGTCATGAGTTATTAATATTATTGCTGTATCAAAATCTCTCTGTAAATCTTTCATTAAATCAAGTATTTGAGCTTGTATTGTAACATCTAGAGCTGTAGTAGGTTCATCAGCAATCAAAAGCTTAGGATCGCAAGATAATGCTATAGCTATCATTGCACGTTGTCTCATACCACCACTAAATTCATGTGGATATTGCTCTACACGCTTTTCTGGATTAGGAATACCAACAACATCTAACATTTCAATGGCTTTTTTCTTTGCTTCAGCTTTTGAAAGTCTTTGATGTTTTATAAGTCCTTCCATAATTTGTTTACCTACTTTCATAGTAGGATTTAAAGACGTCATAGGATCTTGGAAAATCATACTTATCTCACTACCACGAATAGATTCCATTTGTTTGTCAGTAAGTTTAGTAAGATCTTTTCCATTAAACATAACCTGACCATCTTTTATTCTACCTGGAGGCATTGGAATAAGTTGCATTGTTGATTGTGCAGTAACAGATTTACCACAGCCAGATTCACCAACTATAGCCACAGCCTCTCCTTTATTTACATAAAATGATACTCCTCTAACTGCTTGCACTTCTCCTGCATATGTGTCAAAGGATACTCTTAAATCTTTAACATCTATTAAAGTCTTACTTTTATCTCTAGCCATCTATATTCCTCCTATTGTCTTAGTCTTGGGTCTAATGCATCTCTAAGTCCATCACCGAATATTTGGAATGCGAGCATTATTAAACTTATTACTACTGATGGAAATACTAATTGATATGGCTCTAATAAAAGCATACGTGTTCCATCTTTTGATAAAGCACCAAGACTTGCATCTGGTACTGGAATTCCAAGGCCTATATAACTTAAGAATGCTTCAGAGAATATTGCTGAAGGTATTGCAAAAGTTATACTAACAATTATAACACCTATAGTATTTGGAATAAGATGCTTTGAGATTATTCTTCCTGCATCTGCTCCAAGAGTTTTAGCTGCCATTACAAATTCCATTTCTTTTATTTGAAGTATTTGTCCACGAACAAGTCTTGCCATTCCACCCCATCCAGCAATAGATAATGCAACTATAATACTTAAAAGTCCTGGAGGTAATACTGTTGTAAGAAGTATAACCCAAATAAGATAAGGTATTGCAAATATAATTTCTACAAAACGCATCATTATATTATCTACATTTCCGCCTGTATATCCTGAAATACCACCATATATAACACCGATTGTAAAGTTAAGTAAAGCTGTAACAACACCTATAAATAATGATATTCTAGTTCCTTCCCAAACTCTTACATATAAATCTCTTCCTAATTCATCTGTACCAAACCAATGTTCACCACTTGGTTTTTCGTTTGTAAGTAATAAATCACCTGTTACTGAATCATATTGACTTAACATTGGTGCAAATATTGCAAATAATGCAATTATAATTAAAATACCCATAGAAACAATAGCTAATTTATTTGATTTTAATCTTCTCCATGCATCTGCCCAGTATGTAAGAGATGGTCTTACAATAGCTTCAGCATCAGAAGCAGTTTTTCCTTCTATAACAAATTTATCTTTACTTAATTCCGCCATAATATACCTCCTATTCTATTCGTCTATTCTTATTCTTGGATCAACAAAACCATATACTATATCTACTACAAACACCATAAAAATAAGTAACATTGCATAGAAAAGCGTAGTACCTAGTATAAGTGTATAATCATATTGGTTAACTGCATCTACGAAGAATTTACCCATTCCTGGTATAGCAAATATTCTTTCTATAACAAATGAACCTGTTACTATTGATGCAATAAGTGGTCCAAGAAGTGTAATTATCGGAAGTATAGCATTTCTAATAACATGCTTTATTACTATAGCTGTCTTAGATAATCCCTTAGCTTTAGCTGTTTTCACATAATCTGAACCCATAATTTCAATCATATTTGTCTTCATCATTCTAGCTTGGTAAGCTATAAGTCTAAGACCTAATGCAAGTACTGGTAAAATCATATAAACCGGTCCATTCCAACCTGCTACTGGGAACCACCCAAGCTCCCGTCCAAAAACGTATTGGAATAGCGATGCAAACACAAAGTTAGGTACCGAAACCCCTACAACCGCGAGTATTATAACGAAGTAATCAAAAAATCCTTTATTATTTAGGGCGGCTATTATACCAAAGGTCAGTCCAAAGAAGAGTCCAATACCTACTGCCCAAAGTCCTAATGTCATTGACTTAGGAAATGCTTCCATAATTATATCATTTACTGTTCTAGTTTTATACACCATCGATAAACCAAAATCACCTTTTACTGCATTTTTAAGAAAATAACCATATTGTACAATTAAAGGTTTGTCCAAACCATATTTTGCTTCTAAGTTTCTACGTATTTCTGGCTCTAATCTCTTACCTCCACTAGCTAATGGATCTCCTGGCAATTGATGCATCAAGAAAAACGTAATTGTAGCTATAAGCCATATACTAATAATCATGAAAAATATACGTTTAATTATATACCTTCCCATTTAACACACCTCCATAAGTTTTATAAAATAAATAATTTCTGAATTGCCGATTTATAACTTGTCTATTCACCCCCTAAAAAAACAAACTATAAGTATAAATATAATAAAACAAAAATTACAAATGATTATAATTTTCAGAAAAATGCCTTTTAAAAAAATAAACTTTTATAATTTAATTTTCAAAAAAGGGTTTTAATCTTGAAAAGAAACTCTATCCCATTAGTGATTAGAAGAATAGTAATGATAAGTTATATATATAATATAATTTTTTAAACATTTATGCAATTACATAATTTTTAATATTTTATTACGTTTTATTAATATAATGAGTAATGCTATAAAACTTATTTATGTATTATAATACATTTTATTGAATATTTCAAAATAATATTCTCAAAACAATATTAATATTTTTTAAAATTAAAGCCTCTAAATACTTAGAGGCCCTAATTTTAGCTATTTAATTTTTTACTTATTAATTTGTTTACAATTCCAGGATTAGCCTTACCACGTGTCTTTTTCATAACTTGACCAACTAAAAATCCAAGTGCTCTATCTTTACCATTTTTATAATCTTCTATTGACTCCGGATTTTCATCCAATGTTTCATCCACAATTTTTTCTATTTCACCTTCGTCATTAATTTGGATAAGCCCTTTTTCTTTTACTATTTTATTTGGATCTTTACCTTCTTCAAACATTTCTCTTAAAACTTTTTTACCAATCTTATTGCTTATCTTGCCACTATCTATAATTTTTATAAGATCCGCAAATTCTTTTGATGAAAATCTCATATCTTCAACTTCCATATCTTCATCTTTTAATCTTCTTAAAATATCACCCATTATAAGATTACTTGCAGTTTTGAAATCTACTGAATGAGATACGGTATCTTCATAAAATAAAGCTAAATTTTTTGAAGCTGTAAGAACTTCTGCATCATATTCTGGTAAATCATATTGTTTAATAAATCTATTCATCTTATCCTCAGGTAATTCTGGTAAACTTTTTCTTATATTCTCTATCCATTCATTACTTATTTCCATATCAACTATATCAGGCTCAGGGAAATATCTATAATCACTTGCATCTTCTTTTGTTCTCATAGATATAGTTTCACCTTTTAAATCGTCATAACGTCTAGTTTCACGGACAGTATCTTCACCTTTTTCCAATAATTCAATATGTCTTTTTTGCTCAAATTCCATTGCTTTTACTGCTGATTTAAATGAATTCAAGTTCTTTATTTCTGTTATAGTACTTTTTTTACCAGTTTCTTCATCAACAATATTGATATTTACATCACATCTCAAAGATCCTTCTTCCATTTTACAATCAGAAACCTCAATATATTGTAATACAGATTTCAACTTTTCTAGAAACTGTTTTGCTTCTTCTGGAGAGTTCATATCCGGTTCTGAAACTATCTCTATTAATGGAACACCTGCTCTATTATAATCTAATAATGTACCACCATCTTTTGAATGAATAGATTTCCCAGTATCCTCTTCTATATGAATTCTAGTAAGATTTATTTTCTTTTTTCCGTTTTCAGTATCTACTTCAATATATCCACCTTCACAAAGAGGCTTATCATATTGAGATATTTGATATCCCTTTACTAAATCAGGATAATAATAATTTTTTCTATCCATTTTTGTATGATTTGCTATATTTGAATTAAAAGCAAGACCTGCTTTTATTCCATACTCAACTACCTTTTCATTTAATACAGGAAGTGAACCTGGAAGCCCTAGACATATTGGACAACAGTGTGTATTAGGATCTCCTCCATATTCTGTAGTACATGAACAAAATATCTTAGAATTTGTTGAGAGTTCTGAATGTATTTCAAGTCCTATTATAGTTTTATATGACATTATTTCACACCTCCCAAATCTGGAGTTTGTTTAAAATTTATTTCCTTTTCGAAATTATATGCTACATTTAATATTTTAGCTTCATCGAAATTCTTACCTATTATTTGAAGTCCTATAGGCATATTATCTGATAATCCACAAGGAATTGATATTGCTGGTACTCCTGCTATATTAACTCCTACAGTTAATTTATCTGACTGATACATAGCAATAGGATCATCATTCTTCTCACCTATTTTAAATGCAGTAGAAAGTGTAGTAGGAGATATTAATATATCATATTTTTCAAATGCCTTATCAAAATCATTTTTTATTAGAGTTCTAACTTCTTGAGCTTTTTTATAATATGCATCATAATAACCAGAACTTAAACAATAAGTTCCCATCATAATTCTTCTTTTAACTTCTTCTCCAAAACCTTCAGATCTAGTTTTTACAAATAACTCTTCAGTATTATTATAATTGCTAGATCTATTTCCATATCTTATTCCATCGAAACGAGCTAAATTTGAACTTGCTTCAGAAGGAGCTAATATATAGTATGTTTCAAGCCCATATCCTGAATGAGGAAGACTCATCATTTCAACTTCTGCACCTAAGTTTTCAAATGTTTTTATAGATTGTTCCATTTGACTTTTAACGTTACCTTCTAATCCTTCTAGATATTCTTTAGGTACTCCAATTTTAAGTCCTTTTATATCATTTTTTAATCCATCTAAATAATTTTCTTTTTCTCTTTTAACTGAAGTAGAATCCATTTTGTCATATCCTGCAATAACATTCATAACTATAGCAGCATCTTCTACATTTCTTGTAAATGGTCCTATTTGATCAAAAGAAGATGCAAATGCAATTAAACCATATCTAGATACAAGTCCATATGTTGGTTTAAGACCTACAAGCCCACAAAAAGAAGCAGGTTGACGTACTGAACCTCCTGTTTCAGATCCTAATGAAAAAGGTGCCATTTGAGAAGCTACTGCTGCTGCAGAACCTCCACTAGAACCTCCTGGAACACGAGAAATATCCCAAGGATTTTTTGTGATTTGAAATGCTGAAGTTTCAGTAGATGATCCCATAGCAAATTCATCCAAATTAGTTTTACCTATTATTATGGCATCTGCATTTTTTAAATTCTCTATAACTGTAGCATCAAATGGTGGAATATAATCTTTAATTATATTAGAAGCACATGTAGTTTTTAATCCTTTTGTAGAAATGTTATCTTTTATTGCTACAGGGATTCCTGCTAAATATCCTAATTGTTCACCATTTTTTCTTTTTTCATCAATTTCTTTTGCTTTTTTAAGCGCTTCTTCTTTATTTAATGTTAAAAAAGCTTCTATACTATTATCATATTTTTCTATTCTTTTGAAATATTCTTCTATTAAATCTACAGACGTTACTTCTCCAGATTCTAATTTATCTTTTAATCTTGTGATACTAAGTTCATTATAATCCATTTTCTCACCTCTTTAGTCTATTACTTTTTTTACCTTTATATAACCATTCTCACTTTCAGGTGCATTTTTCATTATTTTATCTCTTTCAAGTGATTCTTTGACCACATCATCTCTCATAACATTTTTAATATCAGAATGAGGATGGTATGTAGGTTTTACACCTGTAGTATCTACTGACTTAAGTTTTTCTACATAATTTATTACAGAATCAAATTTTGAAGTGAAATCTTCAATATTTTCATCTTTAAATTCAAGTCTAGAAAGCTTTGCAACATGCTTTATTTGATCTTTAGTGATACTCATTTACATTTCTCCTTCCATATAGATTGTTGATAATATAATATAATAACTAAACTTAATTGTAAACTTACATATTTATTATATCTTTTAATTTGTTTTCATCTATTATTTCTATATTTAAATCTACAGCTTTATCATATTTACTCCCAGGATCTTTGCCTACTATTACAAAGTCAGTATTTTTACTTACACTTCCTGTTATTCTGCCACCCATTTTTTCAACTAGTTCTTTGATTTCTTTTCTTGGCACTCCTTCTATTGAACCAGTTATAACTATTTTTTTATCTGTAAATATAGTATTTTCTTCTACTTCTTCTTTTTCATAATGAGGATTTACTCCCAGTTCAAATAAATGCTCTATTTTTGATGTTATTTCTTCATCGCTGAAAAATTCTATTATTTCTTTTGCAACAATATCTCCAACATCTCTGATTGAAATTAAATCTTCATAGTTTGCATTTTTTAAGTTTTCATATGACTTATACTTATTTGCAAGATCTCCTGCAGTCTTTCTACCTACATTTGGTATTCCTAATGCATAAATAAATGCTGCAAGAGTTACATCTTTACTCTTTTCTATAGCATTTAATAAGTTATTAGTTTTTTTATCCCCAAATCTCTCAAGATTTATTAAATCATCATATTCTAATTCATAAATTTGAGATAATTCTTTTAAATCTAATTCTTCAAATAATTGCTTGGCAGTTTTCTCACTAAACCCTTCTATATTCATAGCATTACGACTTGCAAAATGCTCCATTCTTGCAACAAGTTGTGGTTTACAGCTCATGGAGTTAGGACAAAATATATGAACTCCATCTTGTATAAGCTCTGTACTACAGGCTGGACACTCTTTAGGTTTTTCTATTTCTATTCTTTCTTCACAACTATCTTCTACAATCCCCATTATCTCAGGAATTACATCATTAGATCTTCTAAGCCAAACTCGACATCCTAATGCTACATTTTTTCTCTTAATATCATCCATATTATTAAGTGTAGCTCTTCTAACTGTAACTCCTCCAATATCTACTGGTTCAAGTATTGCTGAAGGTGTTACTTTACCAGTTCTCCCTACATTCCAATTAATGTCTAGTAGCTCTGTTGTAACTTCTTCTGCTTTGAATTTATATGCTATTGCCCATCTTGGGAATTTCTGAGTATAGCCTAATACTTCCCTTGTTTTCATATCATTTATTTTTATAACTAATCCATCAGTTAATATATCTAAATTATGTCTATCTTGATCTATTTTCTCTATTTCCTCTATCATATCATCAATATTTTTAAATTTTTTAAAGTAATTTTTTACAGGAAGTCTATTTTCCTTTAAATAATCTATCATTTCTAAATGAGTAGAAAAACTTTTATCTTCAATATATCCTATATTATAAAAATAAGCAGTGAGATTTCTCTTTGCTGTAGCCTTAGAATTTAAGTTTCTAAGTGCTCCTGCTGCTGCATTCCTTGCATTTTTAAGAGGTTCATCAGCTGTTTCATTATATTTTTCTAACTCAGATAAAGGCATTAACCCCTCACCTTGTATTTCCATTTTATTTTTTGTTGGAATAAAAAGTGGTATATTTTTTATAGTTTTTATTTGAGGA
It encodes the following:
- the gatC gene encoding Asp-tRNA(Asn)/Glu-tRNA(Gln) amidotransferase subunit GatC produces the protein MSITKDQIKHVAKLSRLEFKDENIEDFTSKFDSVINYVEKLKSVDTTGVKPTYHPHSDIKNVMRDDVVKESLERDKIMKNAPESENGYIKVKKVID
- the gatB gene encoding Asp-tRNA(Asn)/Glu-tRNA(Gln) amidotransferase subunit GatB — translated: MSYKTIIGLEIHSELSTNSKIFCSCTTEYGGDPNTHCCPICLGLPGSLPVLNEKVVEYGIKAGLAFNSNIANHTKMDRKNYYYPDLVKGYQISQYDKPLCEGGYIEVDTENGKKKINLTRIHIEEDTGKSIHSKDGGTLLDYNRAGVPLIEIVSEPDMNSPEEAKQFLEKLKSVLQYIEVSDCKMEEGSLRCDVNINIVDEETGKKSTITEIKNLNSFKSAVKAMEFEQKRHIELLEKGEDTVRETRRYDDLKGETISMRTKEDASDYRYFPEPDIVDMEISNEWIENIRKSLPELPEDKMNRFIKQYDLPEYDAEVLTASKNLALFYEDTVSHSVDFKTASNLIMGDILRRLKDEDMEVEDMRFSSKEFADLIKIIDSGKISNKIGKKVLREMFEEGKDPNKIVKEKGLIQINDEGEIEKIVDETLDENPESIEDYKNGKDRALGFLVGQVMKKTRGKANPGIVNKLISKKLNS
- a CDS encoding ABC transporter ATP-binding protein, which produces MAEKNLDNKKNLIEVKNLKKHFKVGRNQILKAVDGISFAIKEGETLGLVGESGCGKSTTGRTLIRLYDATDGEVIFDGMNVHKLNKKEMKNFAKETQMIFQDPYASLNPRMTVGDIIGEGMDIHNLRKGKERMKRIYELLETVGLNREHASRFPHEFSGGQRQRIGIARALSVEPKFIVCDEPISALDVSIQAQVVNLLEDLQKEMGLTYLFIAHDLSMVKHISDRIAVMYLGAIMELTSSNDLYNEPLHPYTQALLSAIPIADPEASKGRKRIILEGDVPSPINPPEGCKFQNRCKYAKDICRQKAPELREVKPGHYVACHLVE
- the gatA gene encoding Asp-tRNA(Asn)/Glu-tRNA(Gln) amidotransferase subunit GatA, with translation MDYNELSITRLKDKLESGEVTSVDLIEEYFKRIEKYDNSIEAFLTLNKEEALKKAKEIDEKRKNGEQLGYLAGIPVAIKDNISTKGLKTTCASNIIKDYIPPFDATVIENLKNADAIIIGKTNLDEFAMGSSTETSAFQITKNPWDISRVPGGSSGGSAAAVASQMAPFSLGSETGGSVRQPASFCGLVGLKPTYGLVSRYGLIAFASSFDQIGPFTRNVEDAAIVMNVIAGYDKMDSTSVKREKENYLDGLKNDIKGLKIGVPKEYLEGLEGNVKSQMEQSIKTFENLGAEVEMMSLPHSGYGLETYYILAPSEASSNLARFDGIRYGNRSSNYNNTEELFVKTRSEGFGEEVKRRIMMGTYCLSSGYYDAYYKKAQEVRTLIKNDFDKAFEKYDILISPTTLSTAFKIGEKNDDPIAMYQSDKLTVGVNIAGVPAISIPCGLSDNMPIGLQIIGKNFDEAKILNVAYNFEKEINFKQTPDLGGVK
- a CDS encoding peptide ABC transporter substrate-binding protein encodes the protein MKKNKLLVMLLIFAMVFSVALAGCAGDDDTKESTDDPATEGENNDEGEDAGEEEMAEDQVLRINWQSEPPSLDPQISQDATSSRILNDTLEGMVRLDEDGVPEEGSAMAETWEVNEDGTEYIFNLRDAKWSDGEPVTAADFEYSWKRALDPETASTYAFMLYAIKNAEAYNSGDIDNADEVGITAEDEKTLKVTLERPDPTFLSKLQNSTFLPAREDKVKEWGEKYASEVEYLVSNGPFKVVEWEHENKLVMEKNADYWNAENVKLERVEGIMVNDPNTIMNLYETGELDWINVPSQYIEQYKDKLNTYPEASTFYYTFNTENEFFKNVKIRKAFGMAVDRKKIQEARTQGVVPPAWAFVPPGMPGPEGTTFREANGELLKDLGNGATAEEAKKLLEEGLDEIGKTVEDMKGIKFLTFDSENSLQRAQIWQQYWKENLGIEVGIDTATFKVKIDRENKKDFAFSYSGWIGDYNDPMTFMDMWVTDGPQNTAAWSNAEYDELIKTAQTTNDSEERMNAMLEAEKILMEELPVAPQDHSVAVLLENPKLKGVVRLPLQVTDGLYKAYFVK
- a CDS encoding ABC transporter permease — translated: MGRYIIKRIFFMIISIWLIATITFFLMHQLPGDPLASGGKRLEPEIRRNLEAKYGLDKPLIVQYGYFLKNAVKGDFGLSMVYKTRTVNDIIMEAFPKSMTLGLWAVGIGLFFGLTFGIIAALNNKGFFDYFVIILAVVGVSVPNFVFASLFQYVFGRELGWFPVAGWNGPVYMILPVLALGLRLIAYQARMMKTNMIEIMGSDYVKTAKAKGLSKTAIVIKHVIRNAILPIITLLGPLIASIVTGSFVIERIFAIPGMGKFFVDAVNQYDYTLILGTTLFYAMLLIFMVFVVDIVYGFVDPRIRIDE
- a CDS encoding ABC transporter ATP-binding protein; amino-acid sequence: MARDKSKTLIDVKDLRVSFDTYAGEVQAVRGVSFYVNKGEAVAIVGESGCGKSVTAQSTMQLIPMPPGRIKDGQVMFNGKDLTKLTDKQMESIRGSEISMIFQDPMTSLNPTMKVGKQIMEGLIKHQRLSKAEAKKKAIEMLDVVGIPNPEKRVEQYPHEFSGGMRQRAMIAIALSCDPKLLIADEPTTALDVTIQAQILDLMKDLQRDFDTAIILITHDLGVVADIAQRVVVMYAGLVIESGTLDEIFYNGQHPYTWGLMRSIPKVNTDEKERLVPIEGTPPDLFSPPKGCPFAARCKYAMPICKEQMPEKTYLSEDHYVKCWLQHEMAPDVENPIKKGRE
- a CDS encoding ABC transporter permease; the protein is MAELSKDKFVIEGKTASDAEAIVRPSLTYWADAWRRLKSNKLAIVSMGILIIIALFAIFAPMLSQYDSVTGDLLLTNEKPSGEHWFGTDELGRDLYVRVWEGTRISLFIGVVTALLNFTIGVIYGGISGYTGGNVDNIMMRFVEIIFAIPYLIWVILLTTVLPPGLLSIIVALSIAGWGGMARLVRGQILQIKEMEFVMAAKTLGADAGRIISKHLIPNTIGVIIVSITFAIPSAIFSEAFLSYIGLGIPVPDASLGALSKDGTRMLLLEPYQLVFPSVVISLIMLAFQIFGDGLRDALDPRLRQ